One window of Bacillus sp. THAF10 genomic DNA carries:
- a CDS encoding DNA alkylation repair protein: protein MNKNNSTEIKRSSKAENILTQINSETKLGDLRKIAKEIKKDHELAMELWASGEFLPKQLAILIMDKKLLSQDVLNKLDRDMQTHTWDERNKLMDWLMANQLTKDKKNIALMESWENSPSALQRRTFWYFQGRLRWTGQTPPENTADLLTAIEANITQEEPEVQWAMNFTAGWIGVHDEKYRDRCIKLGEKTGLYKDEMVSKGCTPNYLPEFITIEVNKRVNS from the coding sequence ATGAATAAAAATAATAGCACAGAAATAAAACGCTCATCAAAAGCAGAAAACATTCTCACTCAGATCAATAGTGAAACTAAGCTAGGCGACTTACGAAAAATCGCGAAGGAAATTAAAAAAGATCACGAATTAGCTATGGAGCTTTGGGCATCCGGAGAGTTTTTGCCCAAACAATTGGCAATTTTAATTATGGACAAAAAACTTCTTTCTCAAGATGTACTAAATAAGCTTGATAGGGATATGCAGACTCACACCTGGGATGAACGAAACAAATTAATGGATTGGTTAATGGCTAATCAGCTCACGAAAGACAAGAAGAACATTGCGTTAATGGAATCATGGGAGAATAGTCCTTCTGCTCTTCAACGGCGGACTTTCTGGTATTTTCAAGGGCGATTAAGATGGACAGGACAGACTCCGCCTGAAAACACCGCAGACTTACTAACTGCAATTGAAGCTAATATCACGCAGGAAGAACCGGAAGTTCAATGGGCTATGAATTTCACCGCAGGCTGGATAGGCGTGCATGATGAAAAGTATCGAGATCGTTGTATTAAACTTGGCGAGAAAACGGGTCTTTACAAAGATGAAATGGTATCAAAAGGATGTACTCCCAATTATTTGCCGGAGTTCATTACGATTGAAGTAAACAAACGAGTTAATAGTTAG
- a CDS encoding Ger(x)C family spore germination protein — MLKPKLFVCIFTFLLLTGCEKHIIDKLGMFDAVGYDLSEDREKPFTVTVNFPSVTKQGEFQHKLLSTDAKSSKDSRIKFNHMSNLKLVSGQISLALFGEEMAQAGVKEILDTFMRDPSLGPRVFFAVSEGRAKDLLMFQPKEGTNSSLYLRTFVEKLNAQNDRINYNTYQFIRDFYDDGIDPILPYFKISDQNISIDGYAVFKDDKYIHHLPSHQSAILFALRDDTPKGTLSIEILKSEDKQGVFPEQLMFNYRKTKQKMDVHNKKNGPLSVDIQIEMEGSVLEYTGEKKLDSAKIQKELEKKINEKLIKQSNDLINLTKELQVDPIGIGSHVRNSMSYQKWKEKSWEEVYPNVEVNVSIEMNFMDIGQAK; from the coding sequence ATGTTAAAGCCTAAACTATTCGTATGTATCTTCACTTTTCTTCTCTTAACAGGCTGCGAAAAACACATTATTGATAAATTAGGGATGTTTGATGCGGTTGGATATGATTTGTCAGAGGATAGGGAAAAACCGTTTACAGTCACCGTCAATTTTCCAAGTGTTACAAAACAAGGCGAATTTCAACACAAGCTTCTTTCTACCGATGCAAAATCAAGTAAGGATTCCCGAATTAAATTTAATCATATGTCTAATTTAAAGCTCGTTAGTGGACAAATCAGTCTAGCATTATTTGGAGAGGAAATGGCTCAGGCAGGGGTTAAAGAAATCCTAGATACGTTTATGCGAGACCCTAGCCTTGGACCACGTGTATTTTTTGCTGTATCAGAAGGAAGAGCGAAGGATTTGTTGATGTTTCAGCCTAAAGAGGGAACAAATAGCTCCCTCTATTTGCGAACATTTGTAGAAAAATTGAACGCTCAAAATGATAGGATAAATTATAATACCTATCAGTTTATTAGAGATTTCTACGATGATGGGATCGATCCTATTCTGCCTTACTTTAAAATAAGCGACCAAAATATCAGCATAGATGGCTACGCGGTGTTTAAGGATGATAAATATATCCACCATCTCCCTTCTCATCAGTCCGCCATATTATTTGCGTTGAGAGATGATACTCCAAAAGGTACGCTTAGTATTGAAATTCTAAAGTCCGAAGATAAACAAGGGGTTTTTCCCGAACAGTTAATGTTTAATTACCGAAAAACCAAACAGAAAATGGATGTGCACAACAAAAAAAATGGCCCCCTATCTGTTGATATTCAAATTGAAATGGAAGGAAGTGTGCTGGAATATACCGGTGAGAAGAAGCTGGACTCAGCCAAAATTCAAAAGGAGCTAGAAAAAAAGATTAATGAAAAACTGATTAAACAATCCAACGATTTAATCAATTTGACAAAAGAACTACAAGTCGATCCTATTGGAATTGGCAGTCATGTACGTAATTCCATGTCTTATCAGAAGTGGAAAGAGAAGAGTTGGGAAGAAGTCTATCCAAACGTAGAAGTTAATGTCTCTATTGAAATGAATTTCATGGATATTGGTCAGGCAAAATAA
- a CDS encoding alkyl/aryl-sulfatase, which produces MEQNHNKRMEAEFTPFRKDATKKTQMINQLIKENLPLERLKIEQEWATNNVLKSVSLPVIKADDSLFPVWDLKRYEFLLDDKLPFSINPKLWHQGKLNLKAGLFQVTENIYQVRGFDLANLSIIRGKTGWIVIDCLTSRETAEAAFQLIDSYFGKFPVSAIIFSHSHVDHYGGVDGVLNSGTTDDVKIYAPSGFLSAALEENVTAGVAMSRRGFYMYGEVLPRDEKGQVDSGIGKYVSTGVVTLINSAEEISPSSDESFVEKVIDGVRMQFQITPDTEAPAEMNMFIPEEKSLCIAENCTASLHNIYTLRGAEVRDPVAWAKYIQQAIEIFGEHLTSVFEVHNWPRHGREYCIDYMEKQRDMYQYINDQTLRLINQGYTIDQVGRMVHFPDSLKDEWFNGSFYGTVNHNSKAVYQKYMGWYNGNPVDLNKLLPEESSKKYVNYMGGEDEVIKKAKECFREGDYQWVAEVTKHVIFANPSNKKAKYLCADALEQLGYIAESGPWRNEYLMGAQELRYGIIPIQRSTITTEVLDIMTLEQVLNMLSIRINGLIAGEYDFKLNFIIPDRKERALTEIKRGIFRYLSDELIEDQVMVIMSKETLYELATSNNRPSPSSIIVKGDIQKWHQFLWALDQIDTDFPIMTPFSKKEPLIFKHKKK; this is translated from the coding sequence ATGGAGCAAAACCATAACAAGAGAATGGAGGCGGAATTTACCCCTTTTCGCAAGGACGCTACAAAGAAAACGCAAATGATAAACCAATTAATAAAAGAGAACCTGCCATTGGAAAGACTTAAGATTGAACAGGAGTGGGCTACGAATAATGTGCTAAAAAGCGTCTCTCTCCCCGTTATCAAAGCAGATGACTCGCTTTTTCCTGTTTGGGATTTAAAACGCTATGAATTCCTATTGGATGACAAACTACCTTTTTCCATTAATCCAAAACTATGGCATCAGGGCAAACTAAATTTAAAGGCCGGTCTTTTTCAAGTGACAGAAAACATATACCAGGTCAGAGGATTTGATCTTGCTAACTTGAGTATTATCCGTGGAAAGACAGGCTGGATCGTGATCGACTGTCTCACAAGCAGAGAAACCGCAGAAGCAGCTTTCCAATTAATAGACAGCTATTTTGGCAAGTTCCCCGTTAGTGCAATCATCTTTTCGCATTCCCATGTCGATCATTATGGTGGTGTTGATGGAGTACTTAATAGCGGAACGACGGATGATGTGAAAATTTATGCACCAAGCGGATTTTTAAGTGCAGCCCTGGAAGAGAATGTGACCGCAGGTGTAGCCATGTCGCGGAGAGGGTTTTACATGTATGGTGAGGTGCTGCCTCGCGATGAAAAAGGGCAAGTAGACAGTGGTATTGGAAAGTATGTATCGACTGGTGTTGTGACATTAATTAATTCTGCTGAAGAAATTTCACCTTCCAGTGACGAATCCTTTGTCGAGAAGGTCATTGATGGTGTAAGAATGCAATTCCAAATCACCCCAGATACAGAAGCTCCGGCTGAAATGAATATGTTTATTCCTGAAGAAAAAAGCCTTTGTATTGCAGAGAACTGTACAGCATCACTTCATAATATCTATACATTACGCGGAGCTGAAGTGAGGGATCCAGTCGCCTGGGCCAAGTATATCCAACAGGCCATTGAGATATTTGGCGAACATTTAACCTCTGTATTTGAAGTGCATAATTGGCCAAGGCACGGAAGAGAATACTGCATCGATTATATGGAAAAACAGCGTGACATGTACCAATATATCAATGATCAGACACTAAGGTTAATCAATCAAGGGTACACAATTGATCAAGTTGGAAGAATGGTACACTTTCCTGACAGTTTAAAAGACGAGTGGTTTAATGGTTCTTTTTATGGGACTGTCAACCATAATTCTAAAGCGGTGTACCAAAAATATATGGGATGGTATAACGGAAACCCTGTTGACTTAAACAAGCTTCTCCCGGAAGAGTCATCCAAAAAATATGTGAATTATATGGGAGGAGAAGATGAAGTAATTAAAAAAGCAAAAGAATGTTTTAGAGAAGGTGATTACCAATGGGTCGCTGAAGTCACCAAACACGTGATCTTTGCAAATCCTTCCAATAAGAAAGCCAAATACCTTTGTGCGGATGCACTTGAGCAGCTTGGCTACATCGCAGAATCCGGTCCATGGCGTAATGAGTACTTGATGGGTGCTCAAGAACTTCGTTACGGAATAATTCCAATACAACGCTCGACCATCACAACAGAAGTCTTGGATATCATGACACTTGAACAAGTATTGAACATGTTGAGTATCCGAATAAACGGATTGATCGCTGGGGAGTATGACTTCAAATTGAATTTCATTATTCCAGATCGGAAAGAAAGAGCCTTAACAGAAATCAAACGAGGAATCTTTCGTTATTTATCGGATGAATTAATAGAGGATCAAGTTATGGTCATCATGAGTAAAGAAACCTTATATGAGTTAGCCACTTCAAACAATCGACCCTCTCCTTCTTCCATTATAGTGAAAGGAGATATCCAAAAATGGCATCAATTTTTATGGGCTCTTGATCAAATAGACACAGACTTCCCTATTATGACGCCATTCAGTAAAAAAGAACCACTGATTTTTAAACATAAAAAGAAATAG
- a CDS encoding GerAB/ArcD/ProY family transporter has protein sequence MKEKLHPFQIAILIYMIQSGVTLFSVPRLAAEAFGTNGWLGILPISLIVTIIILVIGLIFKWGKGQSIFTILEGVVPRWILTPLYLLIACNFTILAILVTKKYILLLKMLFFQDTPSLVFIFMFFILSYLLLSGDIYQIGKATVILFFFTIWTMLLLTAHLTEFSFVRMTSFFFQGDKDLLKGGLNIFSAFLGFELSLFLFPYVEKPYTKALLIGNGITTFIYLSVSFVCFGFFSFEYIVKDLYPVITLIEYVKFPFIERVENLIFSLFALKVLITVVMYLWAGKELIQHSFPRLKPNFIVLSMLTFGYLVSYIPKVIREVDQWLLWFTYIETGVVFFLPILLLFLLAVNKLLRKGMV, from the coding sequence ATGAAGGAAAAGCTGCATCCCTTTCAAATTGCCATACTCATTTATATGATCCAATCCGGAGTAACTTTATTCAGTGTCCCAAGGCTTGCGGCCGAGGCCTTCGGAACAAATGGTTGGCTAGGCATACTTCCTATTTCTTTGATAGTAACCATCATCATTCTAGTAATTGGACTGATTTTTAAATGGGGAAAGGGTCAATCCATTTTCACTATACTTGAGGGAGTTGTACCAAGGTGGATACTCACCCCCTTGTATCTATTGATAGCATGTAATTTCACCATTCTTGCAATCCTGGTAACGAAGAAATACATATTATTATTGAAAATGTTATTTTTCCAGGATACCCCTTCCCTCGTTTTTATTTTCATGTTTTTCATTTTGAGCTATCTGCTGTTATCAGGCGATATTTATCAAATAGGAAAGGCAACGGTCATTCTGTTTTTCTTTACCATATGGACCATGCTTTTATTAACCGCCCATTTAACAGAGTTCAGCTTTGTTCGTATGACTTCTTTCTTCTTTCAAGGGGACAAAGATCTTCTAAAAGGCGGGCTGAATATTTTCTCTGCTTTTCTTGGTTTTGAATTGAGTCTTTTCCTCTTTCCTTATGTTGAAAAGCCATATACGAAAGCCTTATTAATTGGCAATGGTATAACCACCTTCATCTATTTGTCAGTCAGCTTTGTTTGCTTTGGCTTCTTTAGCTTTGAATATATTGTAAAAGACTTATACCCTGTCATAACATTAATTGAATATGTAAAATTCCCTTTTATTGAACGAGTGGAAAACCTAATCTTTTCACTTTTTGCATTAAAAGTTCTGATTACGGTCGTCATGTATCTGTGGGCAGGGAAAGAATTGATACAACATTCATTTCCAAGATTAAAACCTAATTTTATCGTCCTTTCTATGCTTACATTTGGATACTTAGTGTCCTATATACCAAAGGTCATTCGCGAGGTAGATCAGTGGTTATTATGGTTTACCTATATTGAAACAGGTGTCGTTTTTTTCCTGCCCATCTTGCTGCTCTTCCTATTAGCCGTTAACAAGCTACTCAGAAAAGGAATGGTGTAA